A genomic window from Agreia sp. COWG includes:
- a CDS encoding multidrug efflux SMR transporter: MSWIILIVSGVLEAVWATALDKSEGFTKLWPTITFVVSLALSMGGLAYAMRDIPVGTSYAVWVGIGAALTVGYAMFFGGEGVSVVKLLLVLGIVACVVGLKVLH; the protein is encoded by the coding sequence ATGTCTTGGATCATCCTCATCGTCTCCGGAGTTCTCGAAGCAGTCTGGGCGACGGCCCTCGACAAGTCGGAGGGCTTCACGAAGCTCTGGCCGACGATCACTTTTGTTGTCTCCCTCGCACTCAGCATGGGTGGCCTCGCTTACGCGATGCGCGACATCCCGGTGGGCACGTCGTACGCCGTGTGGGTCGGCATCGGTGCCGCCCTCACCGTTGGCTACGCGATGTTCTTCGGGGGAGAGGGTGTCTCGGTCGTTAAACTCCTACTCGTTCTCGGCATCGTGGCCTGTGTCGTAGGCCTCAAGGTGTTGCACTGA
- a CDS encoding helix-turn-helix transcriptional regulator, producing MNRTALADFLRRHREALKPRDVGLLEGSRRRTPGLKREEVALLVGMSTDYYSRLEQQRGPQPSEQMVAAIARGLRLTLDERDHLFRLAGHTAPRRARSTQHVSPALMRVLDRLDDTPAMVLSDLGETLAQNAMATALLGDETHFTGLSRSFVYRWFTDPSARSHYPERDHDHQSRIQVAALRAALSARGDDHEGSALVQQLLASSEEFAALWELHEVRSRFDDHKTLVHPEIGELALDCQALFTENLSQTLLVLTASPGTDAADKLALLSVVGHQSFV from the coding sequence ATGAACAGAACTGCGCTCGCCGACTTTCTGCGCCGGCACCGGGAGGCCCTCAAGCCCCGCGACGTAGGACTGCTCGAGGGATCCCGCAGGCGCACTCCGGGCCTGAAGCGCGAGGAGGTAGCGCTGCTCGTGGGCATGTCGACCGACTACTACTCGAGGCTCGAGCAGCAGCGCGGGCCGCAGCCGTCGGAGCAGATGGTCGCCGCGATCGCGCGGGGGCTGCGGCTCACTCTCGATGAGCGGGACCATCTGTTCCGCCTGGCGGGGCACACCGCGCCGCGCCGCGCGCGGTCGACGCAGCACGTGTCGCCAGCCCTGATGCGGGTGCTCGACCGGCTCGACGACACCCCTGCCATGGTGCTGAGCGACCTGGGCGAGACGCTCGCGCAGAACGCGATGGCGACGGCCTTGCTCGGCGACGAGACACACTTCACCGGTCTGTCTCGCAGTTTCGTCTACCGCTGGTTCACCGATCCCTCGGCGCGCAGCCACTATCCCGAGCGCGACCACGACCACCAGTCGCGCATCCAGGTCGCGGCCCTCCGCGCCGCCCTCTCCGCGCGCGGCGACGATCACGAGGGCAGCGCCCTCGTGCAGCAGCTGTTGGCATCGAGCGAGGAGTTCGCCGCCCTGTGGGAGCTGCACGAGGTGCGCAGCCGCTTCGACGATCACAAGACCCTGGTGCACCCCGAGATCGGCGAGCTCGCGCTCGACTGCCAGGCCCTCTTCACCGAGAACCTCTCGCAGACGCTGCTCGTGCTCACGGCGTCACCCGGGACCGACGCCGCGGACAAGCTCGCCCTGTTGAGCGTCGTGGGGCACCAGAGTTTCGTCTAG
- a CDS encoding ABC transporter ATP-binding protein: MSMESAAWSSLYKISSARDGKHGFSRESVRRILSFAVPYRAKLLIFIALSVVGAFLAVATPVLAGQVVNVIVARGAVNTIVWLAVVIALVAVADAAVSLVTRWYSARIGEGVILDLRTAVFNHVQKMPIAFFTRTRTGALVSRLNNDVIGAQQAFSGTLSGVVTNVVALILTLIVMLNTSWLVTLLAVIMLPIFLIPARRMGGRLAALRREAADHNAAMSTQMTERFSAPGATLVKLFGRPDEEAEEFRVRAARVRDIGVRAAMLQFVFVTALTLVSALALALVYGLGGFLALAGQLDTGDVVTLALLLTRLYVPLTGLASARVEIMSAVVSFERVFEVLDLEPLIQEKPDAASVPGGPVSVEFDDVRFAYPSADKVSLASLEEVSTLDTRGGEEVLHGISFRIEPGQTVALVGTSGAGKSTIAQLLSRLYDVDSGAVRLAGADVRDVTFASMRHTLGMVTQDGHLFHETILSNLRLARPEASDDEVWDAVRRARLEPLIRSLPDQLDTMVGERGYRLSGGERQRMTIARLLLAQPRVVILDEATAALDSTSEAAVQAALSEALEGRTAMVIAHRLSTIRSADLILVVEDGSIVERGTHEELLAAGGRYEELHRTQFAVQKNVAADEEALSGS; the protein is encoded by the coding sequence ATGAGTATGGAAAGCGCCGCCTGGAGCTCGTTGTATAAGATCTCGAGCGCCAGAGACGGAAAGCACGGCTTCTCTCGTGAGTCCGTGCGGCGGATCCTGTCGTTCGCGGTGCCCTACCGGGCCAAGCTGCTGATCTTCATCGCCCTCTCTGTCGTGGGAGCTTTCCTCGCGGTCGCGACTCCCGTGCTCGCCGGCCAGGTGGTCAACGTGATCGTCGCGCGGGGCGCGGTCAACACGATCGTGTGGCTCGCCGTCGTCATCGCCCTCGTCGCCGTGGCCGACGCCGCGGTGTCACTCGTGACGCGCTGGTACTCGGCGCGCATCGGTGAAGGCGTCATCCTCGATCTGCGCACCGCCGTGTTCAACCACGTGCAGAAGATGCCGATCGCGTTCTTCACCCGCACACGAACGGGCGCCCTCGTGAGCCGCCTCAACAACGACGTGATCGGTGCCCAGCAGGCCTTCAGCGGCACGCTGTCGGGTGTGGTCACGAACGTCGTGGCGCTGATTCTCACCCTGATCGTCATGCTCAACACGTCGTGGCTCGTGACGCTGCTCGCCGTGATCATGCTCCCGATCTTCTTGATACCCGCGCGCCGGATGGGCGGCCGTCTCGCCGCCCTGCGCCGCGAGGCCGCCGATCACAACGCCGCCATGAGTACGCAGATGACCGAGCGCTTCTCGGCGCCCGGTGCCACCCTCGTCAAGCTGTTCGGTCGGCCCGACGAGGAGGCCGAGGAGTTCCGCGTGCGCGCCGCCCGTGTGCGCGACATCGGAGTGCGCGCCGCGATGCTGCAGTTCGTCTTCGTCACCGCCCTGACGCTCGTCTCCGCTCTGGCCCTCGCGCTCGTCTACGGGCTCGGCGGCTTCCTCGCACTCGCCGGTCAGCTCGACACCGGCGACGTGGTCACGCTGGCGCTGCTGCTGACCCGCCTCTACGTTCCGCTGACCGGCCTCGCGAGCGCGCGAGTCGAGATCATGAGCGCGGTGGTCAGCTTCGAGCGCGTCTTCGAGGTGCTCGACCTCGAACCGCTCATCCAGGAGAAGCCCGACGCCGCATCCGTGCCCGGAGGCCCGGTGTCCGTCGAGTTCGACGACGTGCGCTTCGCCTACCCGAGCGCAGACAAAGTGTCGCTCGCCTCGCTCGAAGAGGTCTCTACGCTGGACACCCGCGGCGGCGAGGAGGTGCTGCACGGCATCTCCTTCCGCATCGAACCGGGCCAGACAGTCGCCCTCGTCGGAACGTCCGGCGCTGGTAAGTCCACGATTGCGCAACTGCTCTCGCGACTCTACGACGTCGACAGTGGAGCCGTGCGCCTCGCGGGCGCGGATGTGCGCGATGTGACTTTTGCCTCCATGCGGCACACCCTGGGCATGGTGACGCAAGACGGCCACCTGTTCCACGAGACCATCCTCTCCAATCTGCGTCTCGCCAGGCCGGAGGCATCCGACGACGAGGTCTGGGACGCGGTGCGCCGTGCGCGGCTCGAGCCGCTCATCCGGTCGCTGCCCGACCAGCTGGACACGATGGTGGGCGAACGCGGCTACCGATTGAGCGGTGGCGAGCGCCAGCGGATGACCATCGCGAGGCTCCTGCTCGCCCAGCCGCGCGTCGTCATCCTCGACGAGGCGACGGCCGCGCTGGACTCGACGTCGGAGGCTGCCGTGCAGGCGGCGCTCAGCGAGGCGCTCGAGGGACGCACGGCGATGGTGATCGCGCACCGCCTCTCGACCATCCGCAGCGCGGACTTGATCCTGGTGGTCGAGGACGGCTCCATCGTGGAACGCGGCACGCACGAGGAACTGCTGGCGGCGGGCGGGCGCTACGAGGAATTGCACCGAACGCAGTTCGCGGTGCAGAAGAATGTCGCAGCGGATGAGGAAGCGCTGAGCGGCTCCTAG
- a CDS encoding methionine synthase, whose translation MTTFLPTSSAGSLPKPSWLAEPEKLWSAWKLEGDELAEGKRDALRLSLAEQRQAGIDIVSDGEQSRQHFVTTFIEHLGGVDFENRETVRIRDRYDASVPTVVGAVTREKPVFVEDARFLRQQTDQPIKWALPGPMTMVDTLYDAHYGSREKLAWEFATILNQEAKELQAAGVDIIQFDEPSFNVFFDEVNDWGVATLERAIEGLTCETAVHVCYGYGIKANTDWKESLGAEWRQYEAIFPKIQASDIDIVSLECHNSHVPLDLVELIRGKKVMLGAIDVATSTIETPDEVAQTLRRALQFVDADKLYPSTNCGMAPLPRTVARAKLAALGAGAQILRAELSA comes from the coding sequence GTGACCACATTTCTTCCCACGTCCTCCGCAGGAAGCCTGCCCAAGCCGTCGTGGCTTGCGGAGCCCGAAAAACTCTGGTCGGCCTGGAAGCTGGAGGGCGACGAGCTCGCCGAGGGCAAGCGCGACGCGCTGCGCCTGTCACTGGCGGAGCAGCGGCAGGCGGGCATCGACATCGTGAGCGACGGCGAGCAGAGTCGGCAGCACTTCGTTACCACCTTCATCGAGCACCTCGGCGGAGTGGACTTCGAGAACCGCGAGACTGTGAGGATCCGTGATCGCTACGACGCATCCGTGCCCACCGTCGTCGGCGCGGTGACCCGCGAGAAGCCGGTCTTCGTCGAGGACGCTCGGTTTCTTCGGCAACAGACCGATCAGCCCATCAAGTGGGCCCTGCCCGGCCCCATGACCATGGTCGATACCCTCTACGACGCCCACTACGGCAGCCGCGAGAAACTGGCTTGGGAGTTCGCCACCATCCTCAACCAGGAGGCCAAGGAGTTGCAGGCCGCGGGCGTCGACATCATCCAGTTCGACGAGCCCTCGTTCAACGTCTTTTTCGATGAGGTGAACGACTGGGGTGTAGCCACTCTAGAGAGGGCCATCGAGGGGCTCACCTGCGAAACGGCGGTGCACGTCTGCTACGGCTACGGCATCAAGGCCAACACCGATTGGAAAGAGAGCCTCGGGGCGGAGTGGCGCCAGTACGAGGCGATCTTCCCGAAGATCCAGGCGTCGGACATCGACATCGTGTCGCTCGAGTGTCACAACTCGCACGTGCCGCTCGATCTGGTCGAGCTCATCCGGGGCAAGAAGGTGATGCTCGGAGCCATCGACGTGGCAACGAGCACCATCGAGACGCCCGATGAAGTCGCTCAGACGCTGCGGCGGGCCCTTCAGTTCGTCGATGCCGACAAGCTCTACCCCTCCACCAACTGCGGCATGGCGCCGCTGCCCCGAACCGTCGCCCGCGCCAAGCTCGCGGCGCTGGGCGCAGGGGCCCAGATTCTGAGGGCGGAGTTGTCGGCCTAG
- a CDS encoding putative oxygenase MesX, with protein sequence MTNVEFSIDSTRFDEDYHPLANSRTTTNFANLARGEKRQENLRKTFAMIDRRFNELATAGNEDGTRYSVELDIISASVDIDGEGLRDAVPLIEVLQTTVIDRRSGERIEGVVGNNFSSYVRDYDFSILLPAFSARASGPGLPDDFGELHGKLFKAFLRSEAWAERFAKPPIICLSVSTSKTYHRTENRHPALGVEYRQSAYSQTDAYFEKMGLQVRFFMPPNSVAPLAFYHLGDLAGDYTDLELVSTISTMETFQKIYRPEIYNARSAAGATYQASLANQDFEATSIDYDREERTRLALEQARFAEKHFITPHKAALDQWSTGVAVPPLEPHGEPS encoded by the coding sequence ATGACGAACGTGGAGTTCTCGATCGACAGCACTCGCTTCGACGAGGACTACCACCCCCTCGCCAATTCACGCACGACAACGAACTTCGCCAACCTCGCGCGCGGTGAGAAGCGTCAAGAAAATCTGCGCAAGACGTTCGCGATGATCGACCGTCGTTTCAACGAACTGGCCACCGCGGGCAACGAAGATGGCACTCGCTACTCGGTCGAGCTCGACATCATCTCTGCGAGCGTCGATATCGACGGCGAGGGCCTCCGCGACGCGGTGCCACTGATCGAGGTGCTGCAGACGACCGTCATCGACAGACGCTCGGGTGAGCGCATCGAGGGCGTCGTCGGAAACAACTTCTCCTCGTACGTGCGCGACTACGACTTCAGCATCCTGCTCCCTGCGTTCAGCGCGCGGGCATCCGGCCCGGGCTTGCCAGACGATTTCGGAGAGCTGCATGGAAAGCTGTTCAAGGCCTTCCTGCGCTCCGAGGCTTGGGCAGAGCGCTTCGCCAAGCCCCCCATCATCTGTCTGAGCGTCTCGACCAGCAAGACCTACCATCGCACCGAGAATCGGCACCCCGCGCTGGGCGTCGAGTATCGACAGAGCGCCTACTCGCAGACAGACGCCTACTTCGAAAAAATGGGACTGCAGGTTCGGTTCTTCATGCCACCGAACAGCGTGGCCCCTCTCGCCTTCTACCACCTCGGCGATCTGGCGGGCGATTACACCGACCTGGAGTTGGTCAGCACCATCAGCACGATGGAGACCTTCCAGAAGATCTACCGGCCAGAGATCTACAACGCCCGCTCCGCCGCCGGCGCGACGTATCAGGCGAGCCTCGCCAATCAAGACTTCGAGGCGACCTCGATCGACTACGACCGGGAGGAGCGCACCAGGCTGGCGCTCGAGCAGGCCAGGTTCGCCGAGAAGCACTTCATCACACCCCACAAAGCCGCCCTCGATCAATGGTCGACAGGCGTGGCGGTGCCCCCACTCGAGCCGCACGGAGAACCCTCGTGA
- a CDS encoding YeiH family protein: protein MAVAAAAAFVAFLLHLAVPGIPLLTAAVALGMIVAQIPALRPLLDGPLKPGLAVSSRRLLRIGIVLLGLKLSLVDIAGLGLVTIVAIVFVVILTFGVTLLLGRMLGLPGYQPLLIAAGFSICGASAVGAMSAVTRAKDAESATPIALVTLCGTLAIVLLPLARIPLGFDPTEFGTWVGLSVHDVGQVVATAQIVGPVALASAVVVKLTRVLTLAPMVAIVGAVERRRPRAEGSAADSAAGKRPPIVPLFVVGFVAAVLVRTLLPLPDVALQVADILQTALLATALFALGTGIRFAELARTGWKALVVGLGSWVFIAVLSIVAVWVTTGLSAAP from the coding sequence ATGGCCGTGGCCGCCGCGGCAGCATTCGTCGCGTTTCTGCTGCACCTCGCAGTGCCAGGCATCCCCCTGCTCACCGCCGCGGTGGCCCTGGGCATGATCGTCGCTCAGATCCCGGCGCTGCGGCCCCTGCTCGACGGGCCGCTGAAGCCCGGTCTCGCCGTGTCGTCTCGTCGTCTCCTGCGCATCGGCATCGTCTTGCTCGGGCTCAAGCTCAGCCTCGTCGACATCGCCGGCCTCGGTCTGGTGACCATCGTCGCAATCGTGTTCGTGGTCATCCTGACGTTCGGCGTCACCCTGCTGCTGGGCCGGATGCTCGGCCTTCCCGGCTACCAACCCCTGCTCATCGCCGCGGGATTCTCGATCTGCGGCGCCTCCGCCGTGGGTGCCATGAGCGCCGTCACCCGGGCGAAGGACGCCGAGAGCGCGACGCCCATCGCGCTCGTCACGCTCTGCGGCACCCTCGCGATCGTTCTTCTCCCCCTCGCCCGCATCCCGCTCGGCTTCGATCCGACCGAGTTCGGCACGTGGGTCGGCCTCAGCGTGCACGACGTGGGCCAGGTGGTCGCGACCGCCCAGATCGTGGGGCCCGTCGCCCTTGCGTCCGCCGTGGTCGTGAAGCTCACCCGCGTGTTGACACTGGCCCCCATGGTCGCGATCGTCGGTGCGGTCGAGCGACGCCGCCCGCGAGCGGAGGGGTCGGCCGCTGATTCAGCGGCGGGCAAGCGGCCTCCGATCGTGCCTCTCTTCGTCGTCGGTTTCGTGGCGGCCGTGCTCGTGCGCACCCTTCTGCCCCTGCCCGATGTGGCGCTTCAGGTGGCCGACATCCTGCAGACCGCCCTCCTGGCGACGGCGCTCTTCGCGCTCGGCACGGGCATCCGGTTCGCCGAACTGGCCCGCACCGGCTGGAAGGCTCTGGTCGTGGGCCTCGGCTCGTGGGTCTTCATCGCCGTGCTCTCCATCGTCGCCGTGTGGGTGACGACCGGACTCAGCGCGGCGCCGTAG
- a CDS encoding SDR family oxidoreductase, with amino-acid sequence MNITGNTLFIPGGTSGLGLGLALRFRAAGNTVIVGGRRQELLDQITNEHPGIHAVRIDTADPASIADATAQVIANYPELDSVILMAGIMQAEDLTTPDFLATSERIITTNLLGPIRLIAALTPHFASRPSATIVTVSSGLAFVPLPVTPTYNATKAAIHSFTESLRVQLADTAIQVMELVPPKVATELMGNADAADSMPVDEFLDETMSIIAAQPDATEILVDRVKFLRFAEVEGRYDAVLTMLSGH; translated from the coding sequence ATGAACATCACCGGAAACACCCTTTTCATTCCTGGCGGGACCTCGGGCCTCGGCCTGGGCCTCGCCCTGCGCTTTCGTGCCGCGGGCAACACCGTCATCGTGGGCGGCCGCCGACAGGAACTCCTCGACCAGATCACGAATGAGCACCCGGGAATCCACGCGGTGCGCATCGACACCGCCGATCCCGCTTCGATCGCGGATGCGACGGCGCAGGTCATCGCAAACTACCCCGAGCTCGATTCCGTCATCCTGATGGCCGGCATCATGCAGGCGGAGGACCTCACCACGCCCGACTTCCTGGCCACATCCGAGCGCATCATCACCACCAACCTGCTGGGCCCCATCCGGCTGATCGCGGCGCTCACTCCCCATTTCGCCAGCCGGCCGTCCGCGACCATCGTGACCGTCTCATCCGGCCTCGCGTTCGTGCCGCTGCCCGTCACCCCCACCTACAACGCCACCAAGGCGGCGATCCACTCCTTCACCGAGAGCCTGCGCGTGCAGCTCGCCGACACCGCCATCCAGGTCATGGAGCTGGTGCCGCCGAAGGTCGCCACCGAGCTGATGGGCAATGCCGACGCCGCCGACTCGATGCCCGTCGACGAGTTCCTCGACGAGACCATGTCGATCATCGCGGCGCAGCCCGACGCCACCGAGATTCTGGTCGACAGGGTGAAATTCCTGCGCTTCGCCGAGGTCGAGGGGCGCTACGACGCCGTTCTCACCATGCTCAGCGGGCACTGA
- a CDS encoding RDD family protein yields the protein MDTAARRLVAWLIDWCCILVWVATTAAIGVPLLLVGVITVTNVIVLNLVGAIVVIVPVVGAAAWCESTPRGATPGKRAMGLVVQSGSIRLPYRLALLRNALKLGVPWLIGHAAVFAIVNSSNAGNVPAGVWVLTGLAYLIPVIWIISLFVGDHRTPYDRICGTHVLRIRVTTAH from the coding sequence GTGGATACTGCAGCTCGGCGGCTCGTAGCGTGGCTGATCGACTGGTGCTGCATCCTCGTCTGGGTCGCTACCACGGCGGCGATCGGGGTGCCACTGCTGCTGGTCGGAGTCATCACCGTGACGAACGTGATCGTGCTGAACCTCGTCGGGGCCATCGTGGTCATCGTTCCGGTAGTCGGCGCTGCTGCGTGGTGCGAGTCCACGCCCCGAGGAGCGACCCCGGGGAAACGTGCCATGGGTTTGGTGGTTCAGTCCGGAAGCATCCGGCTGCCGTACCGGCTCGCTCTGCTGCGCAATGCACTCAAGCTCGGGGTGCCGTGGCTCATCGGTCATGCGGCGGTGTTCGCCATAGTGAACAGTAGTAACGCGGGCAACGTGCCAGCTGGAGTCTGGGTGCTGACCGGTCTTGCGTACCTGATTCCTGTCATCTGGATCATCTCGCTGTTTGTCGGAGACCACCGAACGCCCTATGACCGGATCTGCGGTACTCACGTCCTGCGCATCAGGGTGACGACCGCACACTGA